ACATCGGTGAGGTAACTGAGAGTTTCCATCACCTGTGAGCGCTTCATTCCCTCTTCTTTGATCTTGGTGATCGCTTCCTGATCAAACTTCTCCTGGGGCGCTCCGGCGCTGACTGCGACGCCTGAGGCCAACGAGGTCACGATCGTTAGCAGGATAGCCGTGTATCTCTTGAACATTTCTTCCTCCGTGTGAGATCGAGGCCTGGGAGCGCAGGCATACCTGCCTGCTTGGCGTTGTGCTAGAGGAGGCAGGCAGGGATGCCTGCGCTCCCAGGGCCATGTACCCAACCGCAATCGATGCGGTTACTGTTTTGTAGCTGCCTGGCCCGCGCGCTTTGGTTCGAGCAGCAGGCGCTCGGCCGTGTGCTTCTCTACTTTCTCGCGAGTGAACAGCAGCGGGAAGTATCTGCCTTCCGCCCAAAGCTGCAACAGGTCGCCATAGTGCGGGCTTCCCGGTTGCCCCGATTGACCCGGCACGTTGATCGCGACCGAGTTGTCCCAGTCGCTGAGATCGAGTATCTCGCGAAACGATGCGCCGCTTCGTTGAATGAACCTCGCGCCGGCTGTAGCGTTGACCGTGTTCCCGTCGCCTCCGCGAGAGACAGGCTTCAGATCGAACACCGCGCGTCTCGCATCATCAGTCGAGAGCAGATGCTTGAACTCCGCTAAGTGAAGATCACCCCATCGCCATTTTTTCATGTCTTGCCCGAATCGCGCCCGGAGCTCGGTCACGGCTTCGTCGAAGCTGGCGGATATGAGCACGGCCGCTTTAGCTTGCGCGTTGGCTCCCAAGGTCTTCTCGTCGGGAAGTCGCAGCACTCGTATCATCCGGGTGAACAAGGACGCGCCGCTCACCAGACTCTTAGCTTCTGAAGGAACAACTCGACTGGCAAAGTTTGAACTGAGTTTCTGAAGCCACACTTCGAAAATCGCCGCGGCTGCGGAGTCTTTTGCCAGCACGCAGTCCCATCTAAGCATAAACTCGGCTGCTTCTTGCGTGCTGACGGCAAACTCGACCAGCTTCCCTCTCAGCAACGGCACAAGCTCGCGCGCCGGGAGAGACGTCTCGTCATGTTGCAAGCGCTCGAAGTCTTCGATCGTAAACTTGCCGCCCTTCCCCAGGACTTCCTCGATGCGATGAAACCGAAACGGCGCCGCCCATTCGAAGTTGATCTCGTGCTTGTAGCCTTCGGGGATGATCTTGTGATTCGCAGTCGCGATGAAATTCTTCGACGGGTTGTAAGCGCGCGGCAGCTCCGAAAGCGGAAGCCATCCTTTCCACTCGTAACGGCCCGAGCTGCCGGGCACGGGAAGCAACCCCGACCATCCCTCTCGTAGCGGCGCCGACCCCGCGGCTTGCCATCCGATGTTGCCGTCCACATCCGCGTACACCAGATTCTCGGACGGAACGCGCCATCGCTCGAGCGCTTTCAAGAACTCTTTCCAGTTCTTCGCGCGGTCGAGCGAGAGCGACGCGAGATAGCCCGCCGATCCCGGCTCGCTGCCGACCCAGCGTAGCGCATACGCGCGATGAAGCTTCGGGTCCTCGTAGATCACAGGTCCGTGACGGGTGAAGCGAAGCTCGACTTCGACGGCCGCGGGCTTACCCTTTACCTCGATCATCTCGCGCTCGATCTTCATCTTCTCCCAGTTGTTCTTGTAGCGATACTGCGTTGGATCTTGTGGGTTGGTCTGTTCGACATATAGGTCTTGCTGATCGATGCCGACGATTGTGAATCCGAAGCCGACTCGCTCGTTGTGACCTGCCGCGACTCCCGGCAGCGTCGGCTCTCCGGCGCCGATCACGTTCCAGCCCGGACCGACGAGATGAACAAGGTACCGAAGCGACGGCAGGCTAATGTTTCGATGAGGATCGTTCGCGAGAATAGGCTTGCCGGTTTTGGTGAGGGCGCCGCTGACTACCCAGTTGTTAGAGCCTTCGCTTGAATTGCCAAACGACACCTGTCCGCTGGCGGCGTTCGCGGCCGCTAGAATCTTGCCATCGATTCCGTTCAGATCCAGGCCCTCGGGCACTTCGAGCTTCTTGAAGGGATCGGTCTCTACAAGCTCGCTGGTCTTGTCGGTTCCGAGCATTCGCGCGAGTTGCGCGCGCAAGACTTCGCTCGACGCGTTGCGAGTCATGATGTAACCGGCCATTCGAGTCAGGCAGGCTTCGGGCGTCCACGGCTCGGGGCGTGTTCCGGTCAGTTGAAACTCAATCGGCAAACGCTCGCGGCTGATCTCAATGAAGGCGTTCACTCCCCGGACGAATGATTCGATGATCGTCTTCGCGTCCGGCGCGTAGCTCTTCCACTCGGCTTCCATATCGCCGCGATAGCGCATCAGCCGCGCGAACTTGTCTCGCTCGATTGCTGAAGGCCCAAGGATTTCGGCGAGCTTTCCTTCGCCGGTTCGCCGCCATATTTCCATCTGCCACAGCCGGTCTTGAGCTGCGACGAAGCCTTGAGCGAAAAACAAATCTTCTTGAGTCTGTGCGTATATGTGCGCGACTCCCCAGGTGTCGCGTAGCACCTCGACCGGCTTCGACAACCCTTCCATCTCGATGCGCCCGGAAGTTTGAGCCAGCGCCGCGCGAGCTTGCCTGGCAAGGTCCGAACGGGCGTAGACTTTAGTCTGCGCAGCACTTACTGAGGAATCATTTGTCCAGGTCGAAAGGTTCTGGCTCGAGCCAATCGCAACCAATAAACCCAGACCGAGAGCTATCGCGGCGAGTTTTCTCATAAGCCTGCCATCACTGGAGAGTTCTATTGGCGTGAAAGCTCACTGAATTCCACTGCGCGCCTGGAAGACCGATATGCTATTGCGGTGAGCGGCTGGCGTCAACCTTTGGCGGCGAAAAAGAATCCACTCAGGCGAGGATTGCTTACCGCACAAGCGAGAGTATAATCGCTGGTACTTCCTGGGTAATCATTCGTTTGAACATCGCGACCGCACTGGAGCTGTCAGATGGAAGACAAGCCCGATTACCTGGAACACCGAAAGAGGCTCCGCGAGAAATTCCTTAAAGCGGGTGCCGAGGCACTTCACGATTACGAGCTAGTCGAGCTGCTGCTGACCTACGCAATTCCCCGACTCAACGTCAAACCTTCAGCGAAAGCTTTGATGAAGCGCTTTGGCACGCTGAACGGGGTGCTCGATGGCGCTCAAGACGAGCTCGAGGAGGTCCCCGGCGTTGGCGCGGCGTCTGCCGTCTTGATTCGACTGGTCAAGGGACTCTTCGAGGCTTATCTGAAGGAGCGGATGGAGAGCAAGGACGTGCTCTCGTCACCGAGCGCCGTGATCGATTTCGCTCGCGTGAAACTGGCCGGGCTTCCGCACGAAGCTTTCATGGTTATCTACTTGAACGTCAAGAACCGGGTGATCGACCACGAGGTGCTTCAAGAGGGAACGGTCGACCGAGCGATAGTCTATCCTCGCCAAATAATCAAAGCTGCGCTGACTCACAAGGCGGCAGGATTGATCTTGAGCCACAACCATCCAAGCGGCGACCCGGAGCCTTCGCAGGAGGACAAGCACCTGACGCGGTCAGTCGTCGAAGCGGCGCGCACGATTGAGATCAGGGTGCTGGATCATATCATCGTCGGAAAGAACGGGTATTTTAGTTTTCAAGAGAACCGGTTGTTGTGAAGACGGTGAATAGGACCTATTGGACGTATTGGACCTATTCGGCCTATTGGGAGTATTCCTACTATGAACCAAGACAAACTAATCCCCGCCCACGGCGGCTATCGTCAACTAAAATCCTTCCAGCACGCCGAGCTGGTCTATGACGCCACTGTTAAGTTTTGCGATCGGTTCATCGACAAGCGCTCGCGGACGCACGACCAGATGGTGCAGGCCGCGCGCAGCGGACGACAGAACATCGCTGAGGGAAGCCAGGCCTCCGGAACCTCGAAGAAATTCGAGTTGAAACTGGTTGGTGTGGCACGCGCAAGCCTCGAAGAACTCTTGCTGGACTACGAGGACTTCCTACGGCAGCGCGGTTTGGCGCTGTGGGGCAAGAACCATCCTACCGCCCAAGCGGTGCGCCGCCTGGCCTATGAAAAGAATAGGTCTTATTTGACGTATAGGTCCTATATTGAGGAATCCCCACCAGAGGTAGCCGCAAACATATTGGTGTGCCTCATCCACCAGACCAATTACCTTCTGGACCAACAACTGCGGCAGCTTGAACAGGCTTTCCTCAAGGAGGGTGGCTTCACAGAGCGGCTCTATCAGGCCCGCTCCAGGAGTAGAAAATAATCCGGGTGGTTGGGCACGAGATCGACGGGTTATTGCGCGGGGAACTCGACGCCTTCGTAGAGGCTATTCAGCGCGACGGGGTATTCCGCAGTCTTCACACATTCTCGCCGGCGCCGGGCGTGATTGCTCACCACTCTGACCCTGTGCTATAAGCCTTGAGCCATCGCAATTGAGAATCACCACACGGGCGATGGTTATCCTGCGCAGCGGCGGCAAGGTACACGGAAGTCTGGCGTGCGCGCCGATGACTCAGACTGCGCTCCGCGACTGAACGCGCTCTCCTGCGCTGATTGGAACAAAACAATGGCCGACGAAAAAGACGAAGAGCGTCTGGCGATCCCCGCGCAAGACCCCGATGCCTATGAGCGAGAAGAGACGACAGATCTGAAGGACGAGACGCCGGATCGCCCGAAAGGCATGCCCCTGCACACCCGCATCCTGATAGGCCTGATTGTGGGCGTCAGCGCCGGAATTGCAACCAACTATTTCTGGGGCGGCGATAATGCTCGCGTCAACTGGGTCGTCACAAATATCACCGAGCCCGTAGGCCAGCTCTTTCTTCGCTTGCTATTGATGACCGTAATACCGCTGGTCTTCTCGTCGCTGGTGATAGGCGTTGCGGGTATCGGAGATGTGCGCAAGCTCGGCCGCGTTGGCCTGAAATGTCTGGCCTACACTGTAGTCATTTCCGCGATCTCAGTCGTCATCGGGCTGACTCTGGCCAACACCGTCAAGCCCGGCAAGCGCATTGATCCCGGGACCGCGGCGGCGCTCCAGGCGCGCTACGGATCAGACGCCACCAAGCAAGTGGAAGAGGCGCAAAAACCAGGGGCGTCGGACTCGGTGCTGATGACGGTGGTAAAGACCATCGTGCCGACCAATCCCATTGCAGCCATTGCCGGCGTAAAGCGTGATCCGAAAGAAGGCGACACGCCGAACATGATTCATCTGATGTTCTTCGCTCTGATTCTGGGTGTCGCGACGACGATGATCTCGACTTCGGTGTCCGCGCCGTTCGTGCGGGTGCTCGAGGCAGTCTATGAGATCTCTGCCAAGATCATAGACATCATCATGAAGTTCGCGCCGTTCGCGGTTGCGTGTTTGCTGTTCAATAACACGGCGCGCTTTGGGCTGGATTTGCTGTGGGCGCTCGCTTGGTTTGTGGCGACGGTTCTGGCTGGCCTGGCGATTCACATGTTTGGTGTCTACTCGCTATCGGTCTATTTCCTTTCTCGCTTGTCGCCTCTCGATTTTTTCCGCCGGATCAAGACCGTGATGCTGACGGCGTTTTCGACTTCGTCTTCCAACGCAACACTGCCCACCGCTTTGCGAGTGTCGGAGGAGAATCTGGGGGTGCCGCGCGAGATCAACAGCTTTGTGTTGACGGTTGGCGCTACTGCCAATCAAAACGGCACCGCTCTCTATGAAGGCGTCACCGTGTTGTTTCTCGCGCAGCTTGCCGGAATTGATCTTACGCTGGGCCAGCAAGTAATGGTGGCGTACCTGGCCATCCTCGGAGGCATAGGAACAGCAGGAGTGCCATCGGGCTCAATCCCGTTCATAGTTGTTGTGCTGGTGACTATCGGGGTCAACCCCGCGCTGATCGCGATCATTTTAGGTGTGGACCGCATACTTGATATGTGCCGCACGACCTTGAATGTGGTCGGCGATATAACGGCGGCGACCTACGTCGCCCGCTCGGAAGGGTATGAACTCCTAAGACCGCCCCGGCACGCGTAGATCGCCAGCCAAACTCCGTCCAACGGAGTTGTGGCGCTTTCATACTCAGCCTACACGGACGCGAGGCGCCGGTCCCGACGTGTTCACTGGCAATTCCACCACCCCCAGTTGGGGGGCCACGAACTGCATTGGTGGATGCACCTCTGTGAAGTTGAGGCGTTGATCAAACCAATCACCTGTGCCGGGACAAACAACGATGCTGTCTCTCACTTAGCGCGTTATGCTAATATGGCGCCGCGAGGTTTGGTTATGTCATCGAGAACCAGTGCGACAATCGAAGACCTCT
This window of the Acidobacteriota bacterium genome carries:
- a CDS encoding penicillin acylase family protein, encoding MRKLAAIALGLGLLVAIGSSQNLSTWTNDSSVSAAQTKVYARSDLARQARAALAQTSGRIEMEGLSKPVEVLRDTWGVAHIYAQTQEDLFFAQGFVAAQDRLWQMEIWRRTGEGKLAEILGPSAIERDKFARLMRYRGDMEAEWKSYAPDAKTIIESFVRGVNAFIEISRERLPIEFQLTGTRPEPWTPEACLTRMAGYIMTRNASSEVLRAQLARMLGTDKTSELVETDPFKKLEVPEGLDLNGIDGKILAAANAASGQVSFGNSSEGSNNWVVSGALTKTGKPILANDPHRNISLPSLRYLVHLVGPGWNVIGAGEPTLPGVAAGHNERVGFGFTIVGIDQQDLYVEQTNPQDPTQYRYKNNWEKMKIEREMIEVKGKPAAVEVELRFTRHGPVIYEDPKLHRAYALRWVGSEPGSAGYLASLSLDRAKNWKEFLKALERWRVPSENLVYADVDGNIGWQAAGSAPLREGWSGLLPVPGSSGRYEWKGWLPLSELPRAYNPSKNFIATANHKIIPEGYKHEINFEWAAPFRFHRIEEVLGKGGKFTIEDFERLQHDETSLPARELVPLLRGKLVEFAVSTQEAAEFMLRWDCVLAKDSAAAAIFEVWLQKLSSNFASRVVPSEAKSLVSGASLFTRMIRVLRLPDEKTLGANAQAKAAVLISASFDEAVTELRARFGQDMKKWRWGDLHLAEFKHLLSTDDARRAVFDLKPVSRGGDGNTVNATAGARFIQRSGASFREILDLSDWDNSVAINVPGQSGQPGSPHYGDLLQLWAEGRYFPLLFTREKVEKHTAERLLLEPKRAGQAATKQ
- the radC gene encoding DNA repair protein RadC, producing MEDKPDYLEHRKRLREKFLKAGAEALHDYELVELLLTYAIPRLNVKPSAKALMKRFGTLNGVLDGAQDELEEVPGVGAASAVLIRLVKGLFEAYLKERMESKDVLSSPSAVIDFARVKLAGLPHEAFMVIYLNVKNRVIDHEVLQEGTVDRAIVYPRQIIKAALTHKAAGLILSHNHPSGDPEPSQEDKHLTRSVVEAARTIEIRVLDHIIVGKNGYFSFQENRLL
- a CDS encoding dicarboxylate/amino acid:cation symporter, producing the protein MADEKDEERLAIPAQDPDAYEREETTDLKDETPDRPKGMPLHTRILIGLIVGVSAGIATNYFWGGDNARVNWVVTNITEPVGQLFLRLLLMTVIPLVFSSLVIGVAGIGDVRKLGRVGLKCLAYTVVISAISVVIGLTLANTVKPGKRIDPGTAAALQARYGSDATKQVEEAQKPGASDSVLMTVVKTIVPTNPIAAIAGVKRDPKEGDTPNMIHLMFFALILGVATTMISTSVSAPFVRVLEAVYEISAKIIDIIMKFAPFAVACLLFNNTARFGLDLLWALAWFVATVLAGLAIHMFGVYSLSVYFLSRLSPLDFFRRIKTVMLTAFSTSSSNATLPTALRVSEENLGVPREINSFVLTVGATANQNGTALYEGVTVLFLAQLAGIDLTLGQQVMVAYLAILGGIGTAGVPSGSIPFIVVVLVTIGVNPALIAIILGVDRILDMCRTTLNVVGDITAATYVARSEGYELLRPPRHA
- a CDS encoding four helix bundle suffix domain-containing protein, yielding MNQDKLIPAHGGYRQLKSFQHAELVYDATVKFCDRFIDKRSRTHDQMVQAARSGRQNIAEGSQASGTSKKFELKLVGVARASLEELLLDYEDFLRQRGLALWGKNHPTAQAVRRLAYEKNRSYLTYRSYIEESPPEVAANILVCLIHQTNYLLDQQLRQLEQAFLKEGGFTERLYQARSRSRK